The Pseudomonas parafulva genome window below encodes:
- a CDS encoding glutathione S-transferase, whose amino-acid sequence MIKIWGRKNSSNVRKVLWVAHELGLSFDLIDAGGAFGMVDEPYYRQRNPNGLVPMLEDDELILWESNAIVRYLCAEYGSKQGWYLDQPRQRAQADKWMDWTTSSLAAPFRPLFWGLLRTPEEQRDWVAINAAHKHCAQLLSIADQALATQPYLTGEHIGMGDVPLGSFAYAWFELPIERPEMPHLEAWYERLKVRPSYQTAVMTALT is encoded by the coding sequence ATGATCAAGATATGGGGTCGCAAGAATTCCAGCAACGTGCGCAAGGTGTTGTGGGTCGCGCACGAACTGGGCCTGTCGTTCGATTTGATCGACGCTGGCGGCGCGTTTGGCATGGTCGACGAACCCTACTATCGCCAGCGTAACCCTAACGGCCTGGTGCCAATGCTCGAAGACGATGAACTGATACTGTGGGAGTCCAACGCCATCGTGCGTTATCTCTGTGCTGAATATGGCAGCAAGCAGGGTTGGTACTTGGATCAGCCGCGTCAACGCGCTCAGGCAGACAAATGGATGGATTGGACGACTTCATCCCTCGCTGCGCCATTCAGACCTCTGTTCTGGGGGTTGCTACGCACCCCCGAAGAGCAACGCGACTGGGTCGCCATCAACGCGGCGCACAAGCACTGCGCACAGTTGCTGTCCATTGCTGACCAGGCTCTGGCGACGCAACCCTATTTGACCGGTGAGCACATTGGTATGGGCGATGTTCCCTTGGGCAGTTTCGCCTACGCCTGGTTCGAGTTGCCCATCGAACGTCCAGAGATGCCTCACCTTGAGGCCTGGTACGAACGGTTGAAAGTGCGGCCGTCTTACCAGACAGCTGTTATGACGGCCTTGACCTGA
- a CDS encoding ATP-binding protein, translating into MDARLTAFLERAESVLARLEPLLPAQRPTIDWSETLAARWQHDGRSGYLMPLQVSLDMRLSDLIGVDQQREQLGRNTHQFIQGMPANHALLWGSRGTGKSSLVRALLAEHAGQGLRLIEIERDHLADLPRVVEQLQGLDQRFILFCDDLSFEAGEGDYRVLKSVLDGSLEQAPDNVLLYATSNRRHLVPEKQSDNENWKMVDGELHPNEAVEDKIALSDRFGLWLSFYPFTQEHFLDVVEHWIGQLATTAGLTWQRNEALDILATRWATGRGNRNGRCAYQFARYWVGLQLLEQNQ; encoded by the coding sequence ATGGACGCCCGCTTGACCGCATTTCTGGAGCGCGCCGAATCGGTGCTGGCGCGCCTTGAGCCGCTGCTTCCGGCCCAGCGGCCGACTATAGACTGGAGCGAAACGCTGGCCGCCCGTTGGCAGCATGATGGCCGCAGCGGCTATTTGATGCCGTTGCAGGTGAGCCTGGATATGCGCCTGAGCGATCTGATCGGCGTCGATCAGCAGCGCGAGCAATTGGGTCGCAACACGCACCAGTTCATTCAGGGCATGCCTGCCAACCACGCGCTACTGTGGGGTTCGCGTGGCACCGGTAAATCGTCGCTGGTGCGGGCGTTACTGGCCGAGCACGCCGGTCAGGGGCTGCGCCTGATCGAGATCGAACGCGATCATCTGGCCGACCTGCCGCGGGTGGTCGAACAGTTGCAGGGTCTAGACCAGCGTTTCATCCTGTTTTGTGACGACCTGTCGTTCGAGGCGGGCGAGGGTGATTACCGGGTGCTCAAGAGCGTACTGGACGGCTCCCTCGAACAGGCGCCGGACAACGTGCTGCTGTATGCCACGTCTAACCGTCGACATTTAGTGCCGGAGAAGCAGAGCGATAACGAGAACTGGAAAATGGTCGATGGGGAACTTCATCCCAACGAAGCGGTGGAGGACAAGATTGCACTGTCCGACCGCTTCGGCCTGTGGTTGTCGTTCTATCCATTCACCCAGGAACACTTCCTCGATGTGGTCGAGCACTGGATCGGTCAGCTTGCCACGACCGCCGGGCTGACATGGCAGCGCAACGAAGCGCTCGACATCCTCGCCACGCGCTGGGCGACCGGCCGTGGCAACCGTAATGGCCGTTGTGCCTACCAGTTCGCCCGCTATTGGGTCGGACTGCAATTGCTGGAGCAGAATCAATGA
- a CDS encoding PA2817 family protein, translated as MANSHLEYHLQLLRHLRTILVALGEAEQVPEESHLLFLERFDELLSLLPQDPLESQYLGQDIICQVITRYPQIAHLVPRDLLWFFAGDCLHYMPDDELDLYQTLEERRYEAEQHGGPFDWNLEKQLLSAPDQGERH; from the coding sequence ATGGCCAATTCCCACCTGGAGTATCACCTGCAACTGCTTCGACATCTGCGCACCATCCTGGTGGCCCTGGGCGAAGCCGAGCAGGTACCGGAAGAAAGCCATCTGCTGTTCCTGGAACGCTTCGACGAACTGTTGAGCCTACTGCCGCAGGATCCGCTGGAAAGCCAATACCTGGGCCAGGACATCATCTGCCAAGTCATCACCCGCTACCCGCAGATCGCACACCTGGTGCCGCGTGATCTGCTCTGGTTCTTCGCTGGCGACTGCCTTCACTACATGCCGGATGACGAACTGGATCTTTATCAGACCCTGGAAGAGCGGCGTTATGAGGCCGAGCAGCATGGCGGGCCGTTTGACTGGAATTTGGAGAAGCAACTGTTGAGCGCCCCTGATCAAGGCGAGCGCCATTAG
- a CDS encoding glutathione peroxidase: MTDALLDIPCLTLGGEQKTLGDFAGKALLVVNTASQCGFTPQYKGLEKLWQAHAGRGLVVLGFPCNQFGKQEPGDAHEIAQFCELNFGVSFPLFRKIEVNGPGTHPLFAELKRRAPGVLGTQKIKWNFTKFLFDPSTGNVTRYAPTTKPQALEADIERLLSR; encoded by the coding sequence ATGACCGATGCGCTGCTGGACATTCCCTGCCTCACCCTCGGCGGTGAGCAGAAAACCTTGGGCGACTTTGCCGGTAAAGCGCTGCTGGTGGTCAACACCGCCAGTCAGTGCGGCTTTACCCCGCAGTACAAAGGGTTGGAGAAACTGTGGCAGGCCCACGCCGGTCGCGGCCTGGTGGTGCTGGGCTTTCCTTGCAACCAGTTCGGCAAGCAGGAGCCGGGGGATGCGCACGAGATCGCGCAGTTCTGCGAGTTGAATTTCGGTGTGAGCTTCCCGTTGTTTCGCAAGATCGAGGTCAACGGACCCGGTACCCATCCGCTGTTCGCCGAGCTCAAGCGCCGTGCCCCCGGCGTACTCGGCACCCAGAAGATCAAGTGGAACTTCACCAAGTTTCTGTTCGATCCCTCTACCGGCAACGTCACCCGCTACGCACCCACCACCAAGCCCCAGGCACTGGAGGCCGACATCGAGCGGCTGCTCAGCCGTTGA
- a CDS encoding GAF domain-containing protein, with amino-acid sequence MIDLNASGKGLDGYELLAAQVQALFADERDFIANAAQFSAFIYHQVADLNWAGFYLNRDEQLVLGPFQGQVACVRIPFGKGVCGAAAATRQTQRVEDVHAFPGHIACDSASNSELVIPLVKEGRLIGVLDLDSPTLARFSEADQRGLEHLASIFLSLSDC; translated from the coding sequence ATGATCGACCTCAATGCCAGTGGCAAAGGCCTGGATGGCTACGAACTTCTGGCGGCGCAAGTCCAGGCGCTGTTCGCCGACGAGCGCGATTTCATCGCCAATGCCGCGCAGTTCTCGGCGTTTATCTATCACCAAGTGGCAGACCTTAACTGGGCGGGCTTCTACCTCAATCGCGACGAGCAACTGGTGCTCGGCCCGTTCCAAGGGCAGGTGGCCTGCGTGCGCATTCCTTTCGGCAAGGGCGTGTGCGGCGCTGCGGCAGCGACCCGGCAGACCCAGCGGGTCGAGGACGTGCATGCATTCCCCGGCCACATCGCGTGCGATAGCGCGTCCAATAGCGAGCTGGTGATACCGCTGGTGAAAGAGGGCAGGTTGATCGGCGTGCTGGATCTGGACAGCCCGACCTTGGCGCGCTTCAGCGAGGCTGACCAGCGCGGGCTTGAGCACTTGGCCTCGATCTTCCTCAGCTTGAGCGACTGCTGA
- a CDS encoding hybrid sensor histidine kinase/response regulator: protein MLAQRKGRRAGSGSMDIKFTNRLSYKQARLTVLVGFILGTLLSLIQIGIDYASEDASINREVQALLQISHDPASRIAYNIDAELAQELTRGLLQSPAIVRARLIDNNDTVLADVSRLRQENSYRPLSDFLFGEQRQFKDPLYLAHMPKDYLGTLYLDVDTYAFGSRFLERAGITLLNGFARSLVLTVILLGLFYVMLTKPLVTVISALSSRDPRQPGQARLDYPKGHEHDEIGVLVKVANQQFISMATEIQQRRNAENRLTQYLNELEDIVSARTDELKASNSRLSQSNQELEDARRRALDMAQARAAFLANMSHEIRTPLNGMLGMLSLAMDSGLSGEQRQQLSIAHDSGKVLVELLNDILDLSKFDAGQLELERIPFDLGTLLEDTASLLSQNAAANVELTCLIASDFPASVLGDPTRVRQIVSNLLANALKFTRFGRVDVRLSSIVGGIRLEVSDTGIGIPEDAQARIFQPFTQAGAGITRQYGGTGLGLTLTRNLCKAMHGHLTIESQTGFGSRFSADLPLPAHLEAVPPPALHGRIVALTNAASGLAELLDRLLPNWGLDYGRCEHTEELDNAALDLLICDDAEQLPDLRKRTHAPILLITAYGNFLAAEQALRLAPLHQLARPLARNTLYQLLRRTLQGENGNPLPAGTALLAERRAHILLVEDNPVNQLVAIGMLGKLGCQVQVAAHGAEALQMLEHDRFDLVLMDCNMPVMDGYEASRRIRQDGRWSQLPIVALTANAMPEERERCRAAGMDDYLAKPFRREELLALIDHWVPFNG, encoded by the coding sequence ATGCTTGCGCAGCGCAAAGGGCGTAGAGCCGGCTCGGGAAGCATGGATATCAAGTTCACCAATCGCCTGTCATACAAGCAAGCCCGGTTGACAGTCCTGGTCGGCTTCATCCTGGGGACATTGCTCAGTCTCATCCAGATCGGCATCGATTATGCCAGCGAAGACGCGTCCATCAACCGCGAAGTGCAGGCGCTGCTGCAAATAAGCCACGACCCGGCATCACGCATCGCCTACAACATCGACGCCGAACTGGCTCAGGAACTGACTCGGGGTCTGCTGCAGTCGCCCGCCATCGTGCGTGCTCGGCTGATCGACAACAACGATACCGTGCTGGCCGATGTCAGCCGTCTGCGCCAGGAAAACAGCTACCGGCCGCTAAGCGACTTTCTGTTCGGCGAGCAGCGCCAATTCAAAGACCCGCTGTATCTGGCGCACATGCCCAAGGACTACCTGGGCACGTTGTACCTGGACGTCGACACTTACGCCTTCGGCAGTCGTTTCCTCGAGCGCGCCGGCATCACCTTGCTCAATGGTTTTGCCCGCAGCCTGGTGCTGACGGTGATCCTGCTGGGGCTGTTCTACGTCATGCTGACCAAGCCGCTGGTCACGGTCATCAGCGCGCTGAGCAGCCGCGATCCGCGCCAACCCGGACAGGCGCGCCTGGACTACCCCAAAGGCCACGAGCACGATGAGATCGGCGTACTGGTCAAGGTCGCCAACCAACAATTCATCAGCATGGCCACCGAGATTCAGCAGCGACGCAACGCCGAAAATCGCCTGACTCAATACCTGAACGAACTGGAAGACATCGTCTCGGCCCGTACCGACGAACTCAAAGCCAGCAACAGCCGCTTGAGTCAGTCCAATCAGGAACTGGAGGATGCCCGTCGCCGCGCCCTGGACATGGCCCAGGCACGCGCGGCCTTTCTGGCCAACATGAGCCACGAGATCCGCACACCCCTCAACGGCATGCTCGGCATGCTTTCCCTGGCGATGGACAGCGGCCTGAGCGGCGAGCAACGTCAGCAACTGTCGATCGCCCACGATTCGGGCAAGGTGCTGGTGGAACTGCTCAACGATATTCTCGACCTGTCCAAGTTCGATGCCGGGCAACTGGAGTTGGAACGCATTCCATTCGACCTCGGCACCTTGCTCGAGGACACCGCCAGCCTGCTGTCGCAGAATGCCGCGGCCAACGTCGAGCTGACCTGCCTGATCGCCTCGGATTTTCCGGCGAGTGTGCTGGGCGACCCAACCCGCGTGCGGCAGATCGTCAGCAATCTATTGGCCAATGCGCTGAAGTTCACGCGCTTCGGGCGGGTCGATGTGCGCCTCTCGAGCATCGTCGGCGGCATTCGTCTGGAGGTGTCGGACACCGGCATCGGCATCCCCGAAGATGCTCAGGCGCGCATTTTTCAACCCTTTACCCAGGCCGGTGCAGGTATCACCCGCCAATACGGCGGTACCGGTCTGGGTCTGACCCTGACCCGCAACTTGTGCAAGGCCATGCACGGGCACCTGACCATTGAGTCGCAGACCGGATTCGGCAGCCGCTTCAGCGCCGACCTGCCCTTGCCCGCCCACCTGGAGGCGGTCCCCCCGCCTGCGCTGCATGGACGGATCGTGGCCCTGACCAATGCCGCCAGCGGTCTGGCCGAACTGCTCGATCGCCTGCTACCGAACTGGGGCTTGGACTACGGGCGCTGCGAGCACACCGAGGAGCTCGACAATGCTGCCCTGGACCTGTTGATCTGCGACGATGCCGAGCAACTACCTGACCTGCGCAAGCGAACACACGCACCGATCCTGCTGATCACCGCGTATGGCAATTTCCTGGCCGCCGAGCAGGCCCTGCGCCTGGCGCCCTTGCATCAACTCGCACGCCCGCTGGCACGCAATACGCTCTATCAACTGCTGCGCCGAACGCTACAAGGGGAAAACGGTAACCCACTGCCGGCAGGTACAGCGCTATTGGCCGAGCGGCGGGCGCACATCCTGCTGGTCGAAGACAATCCGGTGAACCAGCTGGTGGCCATCGGCATGCTGGGAAAACTCGGCTGCCAAGTGCAAGTGGCCGCCCACGGCGCAGAAGCGCTGCAAATGCTCGAACACGACCGCTTCGACCTGGTGCTGATGGACTGCAACATGCCAGTGATGGACGGTTACGAAGCCAGTAGACGCATTCGTCAGGACGGTCGCTGGAGCCAATTGCCGATCGTGGCCCTGACCGCCAACGCCATGCCTGAGGAGCGCGAGCGCTGTCGCGCAGCGGGCATGGACGACTACCTGGCCAAGCCGTTCCGCCGCGAAGAACTGCTGGCACTCATCGACCATTGGGTACCGTTCAACGGCTGA
- a CDS encoding acyl-CoA dehydrogenase, translating to MLLLWLVVLVIGAAYLTHRRLAPLHIIGAIAVYVLLMGVFADAPGWLLTLIWLVLAAKVALLVLPEWRRRVFTAPVFNWFQRTLPPMSQTEREAIDAGTVWWDGQLFSGQPDWNTLLDYPAPQLTAEEQAFIDGPTEELCALVSDWQIGQDLDLPPAAWEHIKTHGFFALIIPKEYGGKGFSAYAHSQVAMKLATRSGDLASTVMVPNSLGPAELLLHYGTDEQRNHYLPRLARGDEIPCFALTGPLAGSDAGAMPDTGIVCKGQWNGEEVIGLRLNWEKRYITLGPVATLLGLAFKAYDPDHLLGEEESLGISLALIPTDTPGVQIGQRHLPLGAAFMNGPNSGTDVFVPLDFLIGGQDMLGKGWMMLMNCLSVGRSISLPAVGTGAAKYTSLVTGQYARIREQFNVPLAAFEGIQESLAQIGGNAWLMDSARLLTAKAVDLGEKPSVLSAILKYHLTERGRACIQHAMDVHGGKGIIMGPNNYLGRNWQGAPIFITVEGANILSRNLMIFGQGAIRCHPFVLKEMALAGREDRDQALKEFDDLLMKHIMFATRNAASTFVLGLGLGHFDKVPGDVLSQGYFRALNRQAAAFALLADLSMMLLGGALKRRERLSARLGDVLSYLYLSSAALKRYHDLGAPEYMQPLLRWALEESLGQAETALDRLLDNFPNRFVGGALRVLVFPFGRRHTGPSDELDAEVAALIGRHKGDPALEELLAGCFRPQADGDPVAALQQACDLLDDTEPLQKAVHQALKEGKLHPAPGQSLIDAAVQSGVLQTAEAERLRAAEAARRVVIDVDAFDKEQLLPTEGKIR from the coding sequence ATGTTGCTGTTGTGGTTGGTGGTGCTGGTGATCGGCGCCGCGTATCTCACTCATCGGCGTCTGGCGCCCCTGCACATCATCGGTGCCATCGCCGTCTATGTACTGCTGATGGGCGTCTTCGCCGATGCCCCAGGGTGGTTGTTGACGCTGATCTGGCTGGTGCTGGCGGCCAAGGTTGCCTTGTTGGTACTGCCCGAGTGGCGGCGCCGGGTGTTCACCGCCCCGGTGTTCAACTGGTTCCAGCGCACGTTGCCACCCATGTCGCAGACTGAACGCGAAGCGATCGACGCAGGCACGGTCTGGTGGGACGGCCAGCTGTTCAGCGGCCAGCCAGACTGGAATACCCTCCTCGACTACCCTGCTCCCCAACTCACCGCCGAGGAACAGGCCTTCATTGACGGGCCGACCGAGGAACTTTGTGCACTGGTCAGCGACTGGCAGATCGGCCAGGACCTGGATCTTCCACCGGCTGCCTGGGAGCACATCAAAACGCACGGCTTCTTCGCCCTGATCATTCCCAAGGAATACGGCGGCAAAGGCTTTTCGGCCTACGCTCACTCGCAGGTGGCGATGAAACTGGCTACCCGCAGCGGCGACCTGGCCTCAACGGTGATGGTACCCAACTCGCTCGGCCCCGCCGAATTGCTCCTGCATTACGGCACCGATGAGCAACGCAACCATTATCTGCCGCGCCTGGCGCGGGGCGATGAGATCCCTTGTTTCGCCCTCACGGGACCGCTGGCCGGGTCAGATGCCGGCGCGATGCCCGACACCGGTATCGTCTGCAAGGGCCAATGGAACGGCGAAGAAGTCATCGGTTTGCGCTTGAATTGGGAGAAACGCTACATCACCCTCGGCCCAGTCGCCACGCTCCTGGGCCTGGCGTTCAAGGCTTACGACCCCGACCATCTGCTCGGCGAGGAAGAATCACTGGGCATCAGCCTGGCGCTAATCCCCACGGACACCCCCGGCGTACAGATCGGCCAGCGCCACCTGCCCCTGGGCGCAGCCTTCATGAACGGTCCAAACAGCGGAACGGACGTGTTCGTGCCACTGGACTTCCTCATCGGTGGCCAGGACATGCTCGGCAAGGGCTGGATGATGCTGATGAACTGCCTGTCCGTGGGTCGCTCCATCTCGCTGCCCGCCGTCGGCACCGGCGCCGCAAAGTACACCAGCCTGGTGACCGGACAATACGCGCGCATTCGCGAGCAGTTCAATGTGCCGCTGGCCGCATTCGAGGGCATCCAGGAATCGCTCGCGCAGATTGGCGGCAATGCCTGGCTGATGGACAGTGCGCGCCTGCTCACCGCCAAGGCGGTAGACCTCGGTGAAAAACCCTCTGTCCTGTCGGCGATTCTCAAGTATCACCTCACCGAGCGCGGTCGAGCGTGCATCCAGCACGCCATGGACGTGCATGGCGGCAAGGGCATCATCATGGGCCCCAACAACTACCTGGGCCGCAACTGGCAAGGCGCGCCGATTTTCATCACGGTCGAGGGGGCGAACATCCTCTCGCGCAACCTGATGATCTTCGGCCAAGGAGCGATCCGTTGCCATCCGTTCGTCCTCAAGGAGATGGCCCTGGCAGGCCGTGAGGACCGCGATCAGGCACTGAAAGAGTTCGATGATTTGCTGATGAAGCACATCATGTTCGCCACCCGCAATGCGGCGAGTACTTTTGTATTGGGGTTAGGTCTCGGACACTTCGACAAGGTGCCGGGCGATGTACTCAGCCAGGGCTACTTCCGTGCACTGAACCGGCAGGCAGCGGCCTTCGCGCTGCTGGCAGACCTGTCGATGATGCTCCTGGGCGGCGCCTTGAAGCGTCGCGAGCGCCTCAGTGCACGACTGGGCGACGTGCTGAGTTACCTGTACCTCTCGTCCGCCGCACTCAAGCGCTACCATGATCTCGGCGCGCCCGAGTACATGCAGCCTTTGCTGCGCTGGGCGCTGGAAGAGAGTCTGGGACAGGCAGAAACGGCCCTGGATCGATTGCTCGACAACTTCCCCAATCGCTTCGTCGGCGGCGCACTGCGGGTACTGGTGTTCCCCTTCGGTCGGCGGCATACCGGCCCCAGCGATGAACTGGACGCTGAAGTGGCTGCACTGATCGGCCGGCACAAAGGTGACCCCGCTCTGGAAGAACTGCTCGCAGGGTGCTTCCGCCCTCAGGCGGATGGCGATCCGGTAGCAGCGCTGCAACAGGCTTGCGATCTACTGGACGACACCGAGCCGCTGCAAAAGGCTGTTCACCAAGCGCTCAAGGAAGGCAAGTTGCACCCTGCGCCCGGCCAGTCCTTGATCGATGCGGCAGTGCAATCAGGTGTGCTGCAGACCGCCGAGGCCGAGCGGCTGCGAGCGGCGGAGGCTGCACGCCGTGTCGTGATCGATGTGGATGCGTTCGACAAAGAGCAGCTCTTACCCACTGAAGGCAAGATTCGCTGA
- a CDS encoding ketol-acid reductoisomerase, whose product MINRSAKGSPLKQMHWVALAVSILGLGASALYIRSALAEEELERAIVEPSMVQSAIDLEQRISSQSRLDAPEGTSPVVIIPGNNKVIITAPHATESFREGRYRMSDGAGTAALATMLNSLTCATVIYTQYRTRSDANYYDDNAFKDALAKLIHTSKPMLVLDIHGSHDSRPYEVDFGTLEGKSLFGDSTRLHQLIASLHKEGILNLSSNYFAAQKNRTITRFSHAKGVPAIQLEINSSWLRPAEGGLMAHRFAQVLQGLARYIRIITNNASGKCEQA is encoded by the coding sequence ATGATTAATCGCTCGGCAAAGGGATCGCCGTTGAAACAGATGCACTGGGTCGCGCTGGCAGTGTCAATATTGGGTTTGGGCGCGAGCGCGCTGTACATTCGAAGCGCGCTTGCCGAGGAGGAACTAGAGCGAGCGATCGTCGAGCCGAGCATGGTCCAGAGCGCGATCGACCTGGAACAACGCATTTCCAGCCAGAGCCGCCTCGACGCGCCAGAAGGCACATCACCGGTGGTCATCATACCGGGCAATAACAAAGTCATCATCACCGCCCCACATGCCACGGAATCCTTTCGAGAAGGCCGCTATCGCATGTCCGACGGCGCAGGCACTGCAGCGTTAGCTACAATGCTGAACAGCTTGACCTGTGCGACGGTGATCTATACACAGTACCGCACCCGCTCCGACGCCAATTATTACGACGACAATGCGTTCAAGGATGCGCTCGCCAAACTCATTCACACCTCTAAGCCAATGCTCGTGCTGGACATTCACGGCAGCCACGACTCTCGGCCTTACGAGGTCGATTTCGGCACTCTGGAAGGAAAATCTTTATTCGGCGACTCGACGCGTCTGCACCAGTTGATCGCAAGCCTGCATAAAGAAGGCATCCTCAACTTGTCCAGCAACTACTTCGCGGCCCAGAAAAACCGCACTATCACGCGCTTCTCTCATGCCAAGGGTGTACCCGCGATTCAGCTGGAGATCAACAGCAGTTGGCTGCGGCCAGCCGAGGGTGGATTGATGGCGCATCGCTTCGCCCAAGTCTTGCAAGGGCTGGCCCGATACATCCGCATCATCACCAACAACGCCTCGGGAAAATGCGAACAGGCGTAA
- a CDS encoding ABC transporter permease, with product MSIELRTNWVALNTIVYREVRRFLRIWPQTLLPPAITMVLYFVIFGNLIGRQIGDMGGFTYMEYIVPGLIMMSVITNSYGNVVSSFFGSKFQRSIEELMVSPVSPHTILVGYVLGGVLRGLAVGVIVTILSMFFTHLQVHHLGVTVVVVLFTATIFSLLGFVNAVFARNFDDISIIPTFVLTPLTYLGGVFYSINLLPPFWQTVSLANPVLHMVNSFRYGILGVSDISIGTAITFMVVATALLYALCIRLLVSGRGMRA from the coding sequence ATGAGCATCGAATTGCGGACCAATTGGGTCGCCCTCAACACCATCGTCTACCGTGAAGTACGTCGTTTCCTGCGCATCTGGCCGCAAACACTGCTGCCGCCAGCCATCACCATGGTCTTGTACTTCGTCATCTTCGGAAACCTGATCGGCCGGCAGATCGGCGACATGGGCGGCTTCACCTACATGGAGTACATCGTGCCGGGGCTGATCATGATGTCGGTGATCACCAACTCTTATGGCAACGTGGTGTCGAGCTTCTTCGGCAGTAAGTTTCAACGCTCCATCGAAGAGCTGATGGTCTCGCCGGTGTCGCCGCATACCATCCTGGTGGGCTATGTGCTGGGTGGCGTGTTGCGTGGTCTGGCAGTGGGCGTGATCGTGACGATCCTGTCGATGTTCTTCACCCATCTGCAGGTTCACCATCTGGGCGTGACGGTTGTGGTGGTGCTGTTCACCGCGACGATCTTTTCGCTGCTGGGCTTCGTCAACGCGGTTTTTGCACGGAATTTCGACGACATTTCGATCATCCCGACCTTTGTGCTGACACCGCTGACCTACCTGGGCGGGGTGTTCTATTCGATCAACCTGTTGCCGCCGTTCTGGCAGACCGTGTCGCTGGCCAACCCGGTGTTGCACATGGTCAACTCGTTCCGCTACGGCATTCTAGGGGTGTCGGATATCAGCATTGGCACCGCGATCACCTTCATGGTGGTGGCCACTGCACTGCTCTACGCACTGTGCATCCGACTCCTGGTCAGTGGGCGTGGCATGCGGGCGTGA
- a CDS encoding ABC transporter ATP-binding protein, whose protein sequence is MSSALSIRQLTKTYGNGFQALKGIDLEVAEGDFFALLGPNGAGKSTTIGILSTLVNKTSGIVNVFGHDLDRQPAALKRSIGVVPQEFNFNQFEKTFDIVVTQAGYYGIPPKLAKERAEQYLTQLGLWDKRDVQSRSLSGGMKRRLMIARALIHEPRLLILDEPTAGVDIELRRSMWSFLTELNQKGITIILTTHYLEEAEQLCRNIGIIDHGTIVENTSMRQLLGKLHVETFVLDLRQDLIAAPVLQGYPCRLITPHTLEVQVDKDIGITALFGQLALQRIEVQSLRNKTNRLEELFVSLVEKNLSKVAV, encoded by the coding sequence ATGAGTTCTGCTCTGTCCATCCGACAGTTGACCAAGACCTACGGCAACGGCTTCCAGGCCCTCAAGGGCATCGATCTGGAAGTTGCCGAAGGCGACTTCTTCGCCTTGCTCGGCCCCAACGGTGCCGGAAAATCCACTACGATCGGCATTCTCTCGACGCTGGTTAACAAGACCAGCGGCATAGTGAATGTCTTCGGCCACGATCTGGACCGCCAGCCTGCCGCGCTCAAGCGCAGCATCGGTGTTGTGCCTCAGGAGTTCAACTTCAACCAGTTCGAGAAGACCTTCGACATTGTCGTGACCCAGGCCGGTTACTACGGCATCCCGCCGAAGCTGGCCAAGGAGCGGGCCGAGCAGTACCTCACTCAGTTGGGGCTGTGGGACAAGCGTGATGTGCAGTCGCGTTCGCTGTCCGGCGGCATGAAGCGCCGGCTGATGATCGCCCGTGCATTGATCCACGAGCCGCGCCTGTTGATCCTCGACGAGCCCACGGCGGGTGTGGATATCGAGTTGCGCCGCTCGATGTGGAGCTTCCTCACCGAACTGAACCAGAAAGGCATCACCATCATCCTCACCACGCATTATTTGGAGGAGGCTGAGCAGTTGTGCCGCAACATCGGCATCATCGACCACGGCACCATCGTCGAGAACACCAGCATGCGCCAGTTGCTGGGCAAGCTGCACGTCGAAACCTTCGTGCTCGACCTGCGTCAGGATCTGATCGCCGCTCCGGTCCTGCAAGGTTACCCGTGCCGGCTGATCACGCCACACACGCTGGAAGTGCAGGTGGACAAGGACATTGGTATCACTGCGCTTTTCGGTCAGTTGGCGTTGCAGCGCATCGAAGTGCAAAGCTTGCGTAACAAGACCAATCGTCTCGAGGAGTTGTTCGTGTCCCTGGTTGAAAAAAACCTCTCGAAGGTGGCGGTATGA